One Deltaproteobacteria bacterium genomic window, TGGCCGCCAAACGCCGGGTCACGGCCAACAGCAGATGAAAGCCCAGGCTGGGTTCACGGCGGGCCAGCTCGAAAAAACGGTCCCGGTCCGTGACCAGAAATTCGGAATCCTCCAAAACATGAATGGTGGCCGAACGGGTGTCGCGGTCGATGAGGGCGATCTCGCCAAAAAGCGGATATTGGGAATCATCCAGCACGGCCAACACCTTGCGCGGGTCTTCCGTGGCCAGAAGCGGAACCGGGATGTTGCCCAGCAACATGGACTTGCTGATGCGCACCTTCCCGTGAATCAGAATGAACAGCTCGTCGCCCTCCTCCCCCTCGGTGATCAAATTCTGCCCCGCCTCCACCCGCCGCGTGCCGAAGACTTCGCGCACCAGCTCCAGATCACGGTCGCTCAAATCCCGAAAAACGGCGACGGACCGCCAGTCCGTGAATGCACTCATACTCCGCCTCCGGCCCTGAGATAGAGCAGGGCATCATACCCGGCTAGGCTTTGATCATCGGCCGGATTGGGCAGGACTTCGGGCCCGACCGAGCCCAGAACCGTTTTCTGCCCGGAATTGTGAAAGAGTTCCAAGATGAACCGGTCCAAGGCGGAGCCTTCGTCCAAGACATCCTCCAAGGACAGATGACCACCCAAGCGACACACACCCAGGGGCAGCTCGTTCCGACGCCGGGATTCGGCCAAGAGCGCCCCCCAGGTCGAGGCCCGCTCCTCGGCGCCGAGCAACCGATAGCCCAGCAGGGACGACCCGTGCGCCCCGAGCAACCGCTCCACGAAGGTCCACATGGACAAGCTGGTGCCCATCATGCCCAGCAGGCGCGAACCGATTTCCCCGCGCACGACCACCTCGTTCACGCCGGCCCGCAGCAAGTGACTGCGACTCTCGGGCAGCAGCACCTCGCCGTAAATCGGCACGCGCGGGGCCAGCTCACGCAGCGCCAGGGCCGCGTACAGAGTTTCCTGCTCCGCGTCCTTGGCCGCCTGGCCGTCGTCGCGGGGCAGCAGATAAAGCACGGCGGCCCGGTCCGGAGCGGCCTTGCGCAGCACCCCGACCTGGGTCACGTTGCCGTAAACGAAATGCAGGCGCTCGCCCATGTCCAACTGGGCGGCAATGGCGTCGCGCTCGTCCTGCCCCAGACTGTTGACCAGAACCAAGTGTCCGCGCGACCCCGCGCCGATGACGCCGTTGGCCCGCAACGAGGTGGCCAGGTTCAATCCAAAGGCGTTCCAACCCACGATAACGACATGCCGGG contains:
- a CDS encoding cyclic nucleotide-binding domain-containing protein; amino-acid sequence: MSAFTDWRSVAVFRDLSDRDLELVREVFGTRRVEAGQNLITEGEEGDELFILIHGKVRISKSMLLGNIPVPLLATEDPRKVLAVLDDSQYPLFGEIALIDRDTRSATIHVLEDSEFLVTDRDRFFELARREPSLGFHLLLAVTRRLAATVRRNNQELVKLTTALALALDRAAR
- a CDS encoding potassium channel protein, whose translation is MLSGHGVLTPRTALLACRDSQGVTVFAFRLPKKLSRIVLDHPLCKLVGLILFVLLGSACGYYFFEVHQGGRDLDLFDAFWWAVVTLTTVGYGDIVPATLGGRVMGVVVMFCGIGLVSTLTGNLASMLVVEQARKRKGLVVVNLSRHVVIVGWNAFGLNLATSLRANGVIGAGSRGHLVLVNSLGQDERDAIAAQLDMGERLHFVYGNVTQVGVLRKAAPDRAAVLYLLPRDDGQAAKDAEQETLYAALALRELAPRVPIYGEVLLPESRSHLLRAGVNEVVVRGEIGSRLLGMMGTSLSMWTFVERLLGAHGSSLLGYRLLGAEERASTWGALLAESRRRNELPLGVCRLGGHLSLEDVLDEGSALDRFILELFHNSGQKTVLGSVGPEVLPNPADDQSLAGYDALLYLRAGGGV